One Candidatus Zixiibacteriota bacterium DNA window includes the following coding sequences:
- a CDS encoding citryl-CoA lyase: protein MAETNWKTSITDIGPNRIRVRGYDIAEIMSRLSYAEAVFLLLKGELPSKAEGELMNAILVSSIDHGASPPSVLATRAVVSGGNSLNAAIAGGVLVIGDWHGGAIEQAARIMQEWASKLDDTGSNAMQVAGELSGWLKSQKIRMPGFGHRIHTDDPRTPKLFEIAARHGYGGRHIKLCQALEQVLARQLGKKLPINVDGAIAAVVSDMGFDWRLGKAFFIISRVPGLVAHAYEEITRERPVRKLGPLPYDYDGPADRSLG from the coding sequence ATGGCGGAAACGAACTGGAAGACGAGTATAACCGATATCGGCCCCAACCGCATTCGCGTGCGCGGGTACGATATCGCTGAAATCATGAGCAGACTTTCTTACGCCGAGGCGGTCTTTCTTCTGCTCAAAGGTGAGTTGCCGAGCAAAGCCGAGGGGGAATTGATGAACGCAATCCTCGTTTCGTCAATCGACCATGGCGCGTCGCCGCCATCGGTACTCGCTACCCGCGCGGTGGTTTCCGGCGGCAACAGTCTCAACGCCGCGATTGCCGGTGGCGTATTGGTGATCGGTGACTGGCACGGCGGGGCTATCGAGCAGGCGGCCAGGATCATGCAGGAATGGGCGAGTAAGCTCGACGATACTGGCAGCAACGCGATGCAAGTGGCGGGAGAATTGTCGGGCTGGCTCAAATCACAGAAGATACGCATGCCCGGATTCGGACACCGTATTCACACCGATGATCCCCGCACGCCGAAACTGTTCGAGATCGCCGCGCGCCACGGCTACGGCGGCAGGCACATCAAGCTCTGCCAGGCGCTCGAACAAGTTCTGGCCCGACAACTGGGCAAGAAGCTGCCGATTAATGTCGATGGCGCTATCGCCGCGGTCGTATCGGACATGGGCTTCGACTGGCGCCTGGGCAAAGCGTTTTTCATCATCAGCCGTGTGCCCGGTCTGGTGGCTCACGCCTACGAGGAGATTACCCGCGAGCGGCCGGTGCGCAAACTCGGTCCGCTGCCCTACGATTACGACGGGCCGGCGGATCGTAGTCTCGGTTGA